ACGATCCGCAACATCCTGGAGTTCGAGCGCGACTACCCCAACGCCAGGACGATCCTGCTGGAGCAGAACTACCGCTCCACCCAGACGATCCTGAGCGCGGCCAACGCGGTGATCTCCCGCAACGAGAGCCGTAAGCCGAAGAACCTCTGGTCCGACCAGGGCGCCGGGCCGAAGATCATCGGATATGTCGCCGACAACGAGCACGACGAGGCCATGTTCGTCGCGCAGGAGGTCGACAAGCTCACCGACGACGAGGGCGTCGTGCCCGGTCAGGTGGCGGTGTTCTACCGGACCAACGCGGCCTCCCGGGTGTTCGAGGAGATCTTCATCCGGACCGGCCTGCCGTACAAGGTGGTCGGAGGGGTGCGCTTCTACGAGCGCAAGGAGGTCAGGGACCTGCTGGCCTACCTGAGGATGCTGGCCAACCCGGGCGACGTGGTGTCGCTGCGCCGGATCCTCAACGTCCCCAAGCGCGGCATCGGCGACCGGGCCGAGGCGATGGTGGAGGCGTTCGCGTCCCGCGAGCGGATCTCGTTCTGGCAGGGGCTCCGCCGGGCGGACGAGGCGCCGGGCATGGCCACCCGGTCGCTCAACGCCATCAAGGAGTTCGTCGCGCTGATGGACGGGCTGACGGTCAGGGCCGGTGAGATATCGCCGTCGGAGCTGGCGCGGGAGGTGCTGGAGAGCACCGGCTACCGGGCGGAGCTCGCGACCTCCGGCGACCCGCAGGACGAGAGCCGGCTGGAGAACCTGGACGAGATGATCTCGGTGGCCTCGGAGTTCGAGGAGGCCAACCCCGAGGGCACGCTCGTGGAGTTCCTGGAGCAGGTGTCCCTGGTGGCCGACGCCGACCAGATCCCGGCAGGCGACGGCGGCCAGGGTGTGGTCACGCTGATGACCCTGCACACCGCCAAGGGCCTGGAGTTCCCCGTGGTGTTCCTCACCGGCCTGGAGGACGGCGTCTTCCCGCACACGCGTTCGCTGGGCGAGCCCAAGGAGCTGGAGGAGGAGCGCCGCCTGGCCTACGTCGGCATCACGCGGGCGGAGAAGCGCCTCTACATCTCCAGAGCGGCCGTCCGCAGCTCCTGGGGGTCGCCCGCGTTCAACCCGGCCTCCCGGTTCGTCGCCGAGATCCCGGCCGAGCTGCTCGACTGGCGCAGCGACCCGGGTAAGACCGCCTGGAGCGCCGCCGCCGGCGCCTCCCGCCGCGAGTCCCGCCCGGCCGTCGCGAAGAAGCCCGGCGGGCGGGCGATCCCCAACCTGTCCCCGGGCGACCGGGTCACCCACGACTCCTTCGGCCTGGGCACCGTCGTCTTGGTGGACGGCGTGGCCGAGAAGACCAAAGTCAAGATCGACTTCGGCAGCGGCGGTGAGAAGACCCTGCTGCTGGCGTACGCGCCGCTGGAGAAGCTCTGACCCACTCCGGGACGCCGTGCGGCGTCCCGGAGTTCCGGAGTCCGGTCAGTCCTTGAAGACCTTGACGAACGGGTCCTCGCTCTGCTCCTCGCCGAGGTTCAGCTCGTCGAAGTCCGCCACCTGGGAGGCGGGCGGCGCCTTGATGGCCGATTTCGCGCCCCAGCCGGAGTAGCGGCTGTCGTTCAGGTAGGTCATGTCCAGGCTGGTC
Above is a genomic segment from Streptosporangium album containing:
- the pcrA gene encoding DNA helicase PcrA — translated: MPAASLTHPLLDGLNPQQREAVVHHGSPLLIVAGAGSGKTRVLTHRIAYLLAERGAQPQEILAITFTNKAAREMKDRVDALIGPRSAAMWVMTFHSACVRILRREAKRLGFPSSFSIYDQADSQRLMAMVCREMDLDPKRYPPRSFSAQVSNFKNELIDYETASDQASTHLERTLAEAYRAYQQKLTEAGAMDFDDLIMLTVTLLQIFPDVAEHYRRRWRHVMVDEYQDTNHAQYTLIRELVGAPELRTAEGDLVREGTVAPAELCVVGDADQSIYAFRGATIRNILEFERDYPNARTILLEQNYRSTQTILSAANAVISRNESRKPKNLWSDQGAGPKIIGYVADNEHDEAMFVAQEVDKLTDDEGVVPGQVAVFYRTNAASRVFEEIFIRTGLPYKVVGGVRFYERKEVRDLLAYLRMLANPGDVVSLRRILNVPKRGIGDRAEAMVEAFASRERISFWQGLRRADEAPGMATRSLNAIKEFVALMDGLTVRAGEISPSELAREVLESTGYRAELATSGDPQDESRLENLDEMISVASEFEEANPEGTLVEFLEQVSLVADADQIPAGDGGQGVVTLMTLHTAKGLEFPVVFLTGLEDGVFPHTRSLGEPKELEEERRLAYVGITRAEKRLYISRAAVRSSWGSPAFNPASRFVAEIPAELLDWRSDPGKTAWSAAAGASRRESRPAVAKKPGGRAIPNLSPGDRVTHDSFGLGTVVLVDGVAEKTKVKIDFGSGGEKTLLLAYAPLEKL